A single genomic interval of Festucalex cinctus isolate MCC-2025b chromosome 16, RoL_Fcin_1.0, whole genome shotgun sequence harbors:
- the fam3c gene encoding protein FAM3C isoform X2 — translation MEFRLGSRMGKSVFVKEDLVKPVGNKCGLSKACPIGQFAFKMASGAASVVGPKMCLEDKMLMSAVKNNVGRGINIALVNGRTGALNKTGFFDMWAGNVAPLIQFLKGIEEGTVVMMASFDDPSTKLNDEARKLIADLGSTAINNLGFRDNWIFVGGKGIKTKSPFEQHIKNSADTNKFDGWPEVLEMEGCVPRKED, via the exons ATGGAGTTCCGGCTGGGAAGCAGGATGG GCAAATCAGTTTTTGTGAAAGAAGACT TAGTCAAACCTGTTGGAAACAAGTGTGGACTTTCCAAAGCATGTCCCATCGGTCAGTTTGCCTTCAAGATGGCAAGTGGCGCGGCCAGCGTGGTTGGGCCCAAAATGTGCCTGGAGGACAAAAT GCTCATGAGCGCCGTGAAGAACAATGTGGGACGAGGAATCAACATTGCTCTTGTCAATG GAAGAACAGGAGCGCTAAACAAAACTGGTTTCTTCGACATGTGGGCTGGAA ACGTGGCCCCACTCATCCAATTCTTGAAGGGAATCGAGGAAGGGACGGTGGTCATGATGGCGTCCTTTGATGATCCCTCCACCAA GCTCAACGATGAAGCACGGAAGCTAATTGCGGACCTGGGAAGCACGGCCATCAACAACTTGGGATTCCGAGATAACTGGATCTTCGTCGGAGGGAAAGGGATCAAGACCAAGAGTCCATTTGAGCAG CACATCAAAAACAGTGCAGACACCAACAAGTTTGATGGCTGGCCGGAGGTCCTGGAGATGGAAGGCTGCGTACCTCGGAAGGAGGACTGA
- the fam3c gene encoding protein FAM3C isoform X1 has translation MVRTGGFLKLAVLAFAFILAIYLAFQLLEIRMEFRLGSRMGKSVFVKEDLVKPVGNKCGLSKACPIGQFAFKMASGAASVVGPKMCLEDKMLMSAVKNNVGRGINIALVNGRTGALNKTGFFDMWAGNVAPLIQFLKGIEEGTVVMMASFDDPSTKLNDEARKLIADLGSTAINNLGFRDNWIFVGGKGIKTKSPFEQHIKNSADTNKFDGWPEVLEMEGCVPRKED, from the exons ATGGTGCGAACTGGAG GTTTTTTGAAGTTAGCAGTGCTTGCCTTCGCATTCATCCTGGCCATTTATTTAGCCTTTCAGCTGCTGGAGATAAGGATGGAGTTCCGGCTGGGAAGCAGGATGG GCAAATCAGTTTTTGTGAAAGAAGACT TAGTCAAACCTGTTGGAAACAAGTGTGGACTTTCCAAAGCATGTCCCATCGGTCAGTTTGCCTTCAAGATGGCAAGTGGCGCGGCCAGCGTGGTTGGGCCCAAAATGTGCCTGGAGGACAAAAT GCTCATGAGCGCCGTGAAGAACAATGTGGGACGAGGAATCAACATTGCTCTTGTCAATG GAAGAACAGGAGCGCTAAACAAAACTGGTTTCTTCGACATGTGGGCTGGAA ACGTGGCCCCACTCATCCAATTCTTGAAGGGAATCGAGGAAGGGACGGTGGTCATGATGGCGTCCTTTGATGATCCCTCCACCAA GCTCAACGATGAAGCACGGAAGCTAATTGCGGACCTGGGAAGCACGGCCATCAACAACTTGGGATTCCGAGATAACTGGATCTTCGTCGGAGGGAAAGGGATCAAGACCAAGAGTCCATTTGAGCAG CACATCAAAAACAGTGCAGACACCAACAAGTTTGATGGCTGGCCGGAGGTCCTGGAGATGGAAGGCTGCGTACCTCGGAAGGAGGACTGA